The following coding sequences are from one Megamonas funiformis window:
- the recR gene encoding recombination mediator RecR has product MRYIEPMAKLIEHFRALPGIGSKTAVRLAYHILDMEPAQAKALAQAIIEAKEKIGFCSCCFNLSDTDPCAICTSPNRDHSIICVVEQPKDIVAMERMRDYKGVYHVLHGALSPIEGVGPEDIHIKELLNRLYDDKVKEVIMATNPNIEGEATAMYIAKLLKPLGVKVTRIAHGLPVGGDLEYADEVTLAKAIENRREM; this is encoded by the coding sequence ATGAGATATATTGAGCCTATGGCTAAGCTAATTGAACATTTTCGTGCTTTACCAGGAATTGGTTCAAAGACAGCTGTACGCTTAGCATATCATATTTTAGACATGGAGCCTGCCCAAGCAAAAGCCTTGGCGCAGGCTATTATTGAAGCTAAAGAAAAAATTGGCTTTTGCAGTTGTTGTTTTAATCTCAGTGATACAGACCCTTGTGCTATTTGCACTTCTCCAAATAGAGATCATTCTATTATTTGTGTAGTAGAACAGCCTAAAGATATAGTGGCTATGGAACGTATGCGAGATTATAAAGGCGTTTATCATGTATTGCATGGAGCTTTATCGCCAATTGAAGGAGTAGGGCCAGAGGATATTCATATCAAAGAATTATTAAATCGTCTATATGATGATAAAGTAAAAGAAGTTATCATGGCTACTAACCCTAATATCGAAGGCGAAGCAACAGCTATGTACATTGCCAAATTATTAAAACCACTAGGTGTAAAAGTAACAAGAATTGCTCATGGACTTCCTGTTGGTGGCGATTTAGAATATGCAGATGAGGTAACTTTAGCTAAAGCTATTGAAAATCGTCGAGAAATGTAA
- a CDS encoding RrF2 family transcriptional regulator has product MKVSTKGRYALRTMIDLTVNNTGNPIPLKDIATRQNISLKYMEQIISLLIKAKLVKSVRGNNGGYLLAKSSMQYTAGDILRAAEGDMAPIACIEKDHCNCNRADYCSVLPFWLGLNKVINGYLDSVTLSELARQAKENNAMITCQQNEKENKKDKK; this is encoded by the coding sequence ATGAAGGTTTCAACAAAAGGTCGATATGCATTGAGAACAATGATTGATTTAACAGTGAATAATACAGGTAATCCCATTCCGTTAAAAGATATTGCAACTAGACAGAATATAAGTTTGAAATATATGGAACAGATAATTTCTTTATTGATAAAAGCAAAATTAGTAAAAAGCGTGCGAGGAAATAATGGAGGTTATTTATTAGCAAAATCTAGTATGCAATACACAGCTGGCGATATTTTGCGAGCAGCTGAAGGAGATATGGCTCCAATTGCTTGTATTGAAAAAGATCATTGTAATTGTAATAGAGCTGATTATTGTAGTGTATTGCCATTTTGGTTAGGTTTGAATAAAGTGATAAATGGTTATTTAGATAGTGTTACTTTATCAGAATTGGCAAGACAAGCTAAAGAAAATAATGCAATGATTACTTGCCAACAAAATGAAAAAGAAAATAAAAAAGATAAAAAATAA
- a CDS encoding YbaB/EbfC family nucleoid-associated protein has product MFNQGNMAGMMKKVQKMQADMKKMQDELKKKTVEVSVGGGVVKVVMNGEKQMQSLVIDKAAVDPEDVEMLQDLILSAVNQAMVKVDEMMASEMSKLTSGLNLPAGLF; this is encoded by the coding sequence ATGTTTAATCAAGGTAATATGGCTGGCATGATGAAAAAAGTTCAGAAAATGCAAGCTGATATGAAAAAAATGCAAGATGAACTTAAAAAGAAAACTGTTGAAGTAAGTGTTGGTGGCGGTGTTGTTAAAGTCGTTATGAACGGTGAAAAACAGATGCAGTCCCTTGTTATTGATAAAGCTGCAGTAGATCCAGAAGATGTAGAAATGTTACAAGACCTTATTTTATCTGCTGTAAATCAGGCTATGGTAAAAGTAGATGAAATGATGGCTAGTGAAATGAGCAAATTAACTAGTGGTTTAAATCTTCCTGCTGGATTATTCTAA
- the feoB gene encoding ferrous iron transport protein B produces the protein MSKDVHVAFIGNPNCGKTTLFNAYTGAHLKVANWPGVTVEKKEGAMQFHNENYKLVDLPGIYSLTSYTMEEQVSRQYILDDEVDIVVDVADASSLERNLYLALQLIELGKPMVLALNMMDIVEERGMDIDFHRLPEMLGIPVVPVSARKKRGLEILMHAVAHHQGEKIKDKIEHHHGEEILNRKHRHNHHKDCVVVYSDEIEDKIDIIEEALVEKYGQLPNLRWHAIKELVQDKEIIEKYPLDLPDVLDRSYEKDIIKQKYDFIEEIIQEVLVNKDKEARSTDRIDAVLTDNVWGIPIFLAIMAFIFFLTFTIGDIFKNYLVEGIDIVSNDLMAILNSIDVSPIISSLLIDGAIAGIGGILAFLPNIFILFLALAVLEDSGYMSRVAYVMDSVMGKIGLSGRAFIPLLLGFGCSVPAIMASRALEDPKDRLRTILVTPFMSCSARLPIYILFSGMFFPEYAMFVAFSMYVIGIVMAIIIAKIFYKVSDKSDKKVLLIELPEYKSPNVMSIFLYAWEKVKSYLAKAGTTIFVASIIIWFILNFNFSGMVDIGDSFGAQIGRLIAPILVPAGLGLWQIAVALISGIAAKEVVVASLSVLYGILNINSAEGMNNLVGQLAQVGFHELNAYVLMVFCLLYTPCIASIVTIKKETNSTKWTCFAIFFQLLIAYLVAVIIYQVGSNILY, from the coding sequence ATGAGTAAAGATGTTCATGTAGCTTTTATTGGCAATCCTAATTGTGGGAAAACTACTTTATTTAATGCTTATACTGGTGCTCATTTAAAAGTTGCTAATTGGCCCGGTGTAACTGTAGAAAAAAAAGAAGGAGCAATGCAATTTCACAATGAAAATTATAAATTAGTGGATTTACCAGGAATTTATAGTTTGACTTCATATACTATGGAAGAGCAAGTATCACGTCAATATATATTAGATGATGAAGTCGATATTGTTGTCGATGTGGCAGATGCTTCTTCTTTAGAGCGAAATTTATATTTAGCATTGCAACTTATTGAATTAGGTAAGCCAATGGTTCTAGCTTTAAATATGATGGATATTGTTGAAGAGCGAGGCATGGATATCGATTTTCATAGATTGCCAGAAATGCTAGGGATACCAGTAGTTCCTGTCAGTGCTAGAAAAAAACGTGGTCTGGAAATCTTAATGCATGCAGTTGCTCATCATCAGGGTGAAAAAATTAAAGATAAAATAGAACATCATCATGGTGAAGAAATTTTAAATCGCAAGCATAGACATAATCATCATAAAGATTGTGTAGTTGTTTATAGTGATGAGATTGAAGATAAGATAGATATTATTGAGGAAGCTCTCGTTGAAAAATATGGTCAATTACCTAATTTGCGTTGGCATGCAATCAAAGAATTAGTACAGGATAAAGAAATTATTGAAAAATATCCTTTAGATTTGCCTGATGTATTGGATAGAAGTTATGAAAAAGATATCATCAAGCAAAAATATGACTTTATCGAAGAAATAATACAAGAGGTATTAGTAAATAAAGATAAAGAAGCGCGCTCTACAGATAGAATAGATGCTGTGCTTACTGATAATGTTTGGGGTATTCCAATTTTCTTGGCTATTATGGCATTTATTTTCTTCTTAACTTTTACTATAGGTGATATTTTTAAAAATTATTTAGTAGAAGGAATAGATATTGTAAGCAATGATTTGATGGCAATATTGAATTCTATAGATGTCAGTCCAATTATATCGTCATTGTTAATTGATGGGGCTATAGCTGGTATTGGTGGTATATTAGCATTTTTACCGAATATATTTATTTTATTCTTAGCTTTAGCTGTGTTAGAAGATAGTGGATATATGTCGCGTGTGGCTTATGTCATGGACTCAGTAATGGGCAAAATCGGTTTATCTGGTAGAGCATTTATTCCTTTATTATTGGGATTTGGTTGTTCAGTGCCAGCAATTATGGCATCAAGAGCATTAGAAGACCCAAAAGATAGATTGCGTACTATTTTAGTAACGCCATTTATGTCATGTAGTGCTAGACTTCCAATATATATTTTATTTTCAGGAATGTTTTTCCCAGAATATGCGATGTTTGTAGCTTTTTCTATGTATGTAATCGGCATAGTTATGGCGATAATTATTGCTAAAATCTTTTATAAGGTGAGCGATAAGAGCGATAAAAAAGTATTGTTGATAGAACTTCCTGAATATAAATCACCAAATGTAATGTCTATATTCTTATATGCTTGGGAAAAAGTTAAATCATATTTAGCCAAAGCTGGTACAACGATTTTCGTAGCTTCAATAATTATCTGGTTTATCTTAAACTTTAATTTCTCCGGTATGGTAGATATCGGTGATAGCTTTGGAGCTCAAATCGGTCGATTGATAGCACCTATTTTAGTTCCTGCTGGACTTGGATTATGGCAGATTGCAGTGGCTTTGATATCTGGTATTGCAGCAAAAGAAGTTGTTGTAGCAAGTTTGAGTGTATTGTATGGTATTTTAAATATCAATTCAGCAGAAGGCATGAATAATTTAGTTGGTCAATTAGCACAAGTTGGTTTTCATGAATTAAATGCTTATGTTTTGATGGTATTTTGTTTATTATATACTCCATGTATAGCTAGTATTGTAACTATAAAAAAAGAAACTAATTCTACAAAATGGACTTGTTTTGCAATATTTTTCCAATTATTAATTGCATATTTAGTAGCCGTTATTATCTATCAAGTAGGTAGCAATATTTTATATTAA
- the brnQ gene encoding branched-chain amino acid transport system II carrier protein has product MQVKISDVVVTGFALFAMFFGAGNVIFPPYLGMTSGTEWLTGFLCFIFIDVFLSCIGIFTIVYGGGGIKALESVVGKIPGMILNVAAVLCTGVLIAPPRTAATTFEMSIAPFTDKISLFVFSIIFFGIVFAFTIRPTRFVDIIGKFLTPVLIICTFILIIAGILSPIGEIAAPVSQTVAEDGIIAGYQTMDILVVSGFGLVMLNTLRLKGYVERKSQIKAIIGVCIVAGILLSLIYGGLAYLGATSSIVLGNNNLNQAQLIVAITNHLMGHTGMVILGIIVGFACLTTAVGLIGSTACFFEDFTNKKIKYPVWVVINTLISISLCNLGLTTIINVAVPILTTICPPFMITVLLLLFRNQIKNTLVYKGIALVAFLYGLISTIQSYM; this is encoded by the coding sequence ATGCAAGTAAAAATTAGTGATGTAGTTGTAACGGGTTTTGCATTATTTGCAATGTTTTTTGGTGCAGGAAATGTAATATTTCCTCCATATTTAGGTATGACCTCTGGAACAGAGTGGTTAACAGGTTTCTTATGTTTCATATTTATTGATGTATTTTTATCTTGTATCGGAATATTTACTATAGTTTATGGTGGCGGTGGCATTAAAGCCTTAGAAAGTGTTGTAGGTAAAATTCCAGGCATGATTTTAAATGTAGCAGCTGTATTATGTACAGGTGTATTGATTGCTCCACCAAGAACAGCAGCAACTACTTTTGAAATGAGTATTGCGCCATTTACAGATAAGATTTCCTTATTTGTGTTCTCTATTATTTTCTTTGGTATAGTATTTGCTTTTACTATTCGCCCTACACGTTTTGTTGATATAATCGGTAAATTTTTAACACCTGTACTCATTATTTGTACATTTATTTTGATTATCGCAGGTATCCTTAGCCCTATTGGTGAAATCGCAGCTCCAGTATCTCAAACAGTTGCTGAAGATGGTATCATCGCAGGTTATCAAACAATGGATATCTTAGTTGTATCTGGTTTTGGTCTTGTAATGCTCAACACTTTGCGTTTAAAAGGATATGTAGAACGTAAATCCCAGATAAAAGCAATCATTGGTGTTTGTATCGTTGCTGGTATTTTATTATCTTTAATTTATGGTGGTTTAGCTTATTTAGGTGCTACTTCTAGCATTGTTTTAGGTAATAATAATCTCAACCAAGCACAGCTTATTGTAGCTATTACAAATCATTTAATGGGTCATACAGGTATGGTTATTTTAGGTATAATCGTAGGTTTTGCTTGTTTGACTACTGCTGTAGGTCTTATCGGTTCCACAGCTTGCTTCTTTGAAGATTTTACAAACAAAAAAATCAAATATCCTGTATGGGTTGTTATCAATACATTAATTAGTATTTCTCTTTGTAATTTAGGTTTGACTACTATTATAAATGTAGCAGTACCAATTTTAACAACAATTTGCCCACCATTTATGATAACAGTATTATTGTTATTATTCCGCAATCAAATTAAAAATACTTTAGTTTATAAAGGTATTGCTTTAGTGGCATTTTTATATGGTTTGATTTCTACAATTCAATCTTATATGTAA
- a CDS encoding PepSY domain-containing protein, which translates to MQSQIDDQKEFKGVKNVIPMDNRTEQQIEQHDVKVEKSGIISKEQAEIIVLENADMEAKDISRLKTKIENYYGKDIYDIEFYADNKEYNYNVDMYGGEILAMDYEIDKKYYAKLSGKPVDEAGAIELVKAQIPNCTTGDINLKLEHDDDYLQYEGRAQVNGVLYEFTIDKNTGTFVEWKWKNHK; encoded by the coding sequence ATGCAATCGCAGATAGATGACCAAAAAGAATTTAAAGGAGTAAAAAATGTTATTCCTATGGATAATAGAACAGAACAGCAAATTGAACAGCATGATGTAAAAGTGGAAAAATCAGGAATAATATCAAAGGAACAAGCTGAAATTATTGTTTTAGAAAATGCAGATATGGAAGCTAAAGATATCAGTCGATTAAAGACTAAAATAGAAAATTATTATGGTAAAGATATTTATGATATAGAATTTTATGCTGATAATAAAGAATATAATTATAATGTAGATATGTATGGCGGAGAAATTTTGGCAATGGATTATGAGATTGATAAAAAATATTATGCCAAATTATCTGGAAAACCAGTAGATGAAGCGGGTGCTATTGAATTAGTAAAAGCACAAATTCCAAATTGTACTACAGGTGATATTAATTTGAAATTAGAACATGATGATGACTATTTACAATATGAAGGTAGAGCACAAGTCAATGGTGTTTTATATGAATTTACCATAGATAAAAATACAGGAACTTTCGTAGAATGGAAATGGAAAAATCATAAATAA
- a CDS encoding zinc ribbon domain-containing protein — MNFKKILAIVMVCVFAFSGIGMAKAKSGGGGFKAPASTTKSLTPSTKSTTTTTPKTDAPKTNATEAPKSNATTNNTTNNASTNTANKTNTTTNTANNQQSGSRWGSALRNIGLFAGGMFLGSMLSNMFGLGGFMGDILGLIANVVLIGIVVMIIMAIYRKLFGKKNETNAYASSRYDENNFRCPNCGWMAPDRNNPPKFCPECGNRLNGANQSEYQQYNQYTNEQDAEYTESKSGKIIDITPPKDKDKF, encoded by the coding sequence ATGAATTTCAAAAAAATATTAGCAATTGTGATGGTGTGTGTTTTTGCTTTTAGTGGTATCGGCATGGCAAAAGCAAAATCTGGCGGTGGCGGGTTCAAAGCTCCAGCTAGTACAACAAAATCTTTAACACCTTCTACAAAATCAACAACAACAACAACACCAAAAACTGATGCACCAAAGACAAATGCTACAGAAGCACCTAAGTCTAATGCAACTACAAATAATACAACAAATAATGCGAGCACAAATACTGCAAATAAAACTAACACTACTACAAATACAGCAAACAATCAGCAATCTGGTAGCCGTTGGGGTAGTGCTTTAAGAAATATTGGTTTATTTGCTGGTGGTATGTTCTTAGGTAGCATGCTCAGCAATATGTTTGGTCTTGGCGGATTTATGGGTGATATTTTAGGCTTAATTGCCAATGTGGTACTTATCGGTATCGTAGTAATGATAATTATGGCTATTTATCGTAAACTTTTTGGCAAAAAAAATGAAACTAATGCTTATGCTAGCAGTAGATATGATGAAAATAATTTCCGTTGTCCTAATTGTGGATGGATGGCACCAGATAGAAATAATCCTCCAAAATTCTGCCCTGAATGTGGAAACCGTTTAAATGGTGCAAATCAAAGTGAATATCAACAATATAATCAATATACAAATGAACAAGATGCGGAATATACAGAGTCTAAAAGTGGTAAAATAATAGATATTACACCACCAAAAGATAAGGATAAATTTTAA
- a CDS encoding pro-sigmaK processing inhibitor BofA family protein produces the protein MVESTLVIAFFVGLLILCVFTKIFSMPLKILWNCIYNSIIGAIVLYIINFLGFVYIPINFITALIAGIFGVPGVLVLAIYSML, from the coding sequence ATGGTTGAATCTACATTAGTTATTGCTTTTTTTGTGGGCTTATTGATTTTATGTGTATTCACTAAAATTTTTTCTATGCCACTAAAAATCTTATGGAATTGCATTTATAATAGCATAATAGGTGCTATCGTTTTATATATTATAAATTTCTTGGGATTTGTATACATTCCGATTAATTTTATAACGGCATTGATAGCAGGGATATTTGGAGTACCAGGAGTATTGGTATTAGCGATTTATTCTATGTTATAA
- the leuS gene encoding leucine--tRNA ligase — MEKYCPQSIEKKWQKIWDETKAYQINMDPNKPKYYVLEMFPYPSGNLHMGHVRNYSIGDVIARYKTMNGFNVLHPMGFDAFGMPAENAAIKHGVSPSDWTEDNMANMTRQQKEMGLSYDWDRKVATCHEDYYKWTQWLFELFYKKGLAYKKKASANWCETCHTVLANEQVIDGKCWRCDDTVVKKDLEQWFLKITDYADVLLKDLDKLEGWPNRVKIMQDNWIGRSEGAEFSFDVPDYNEKISVYTTRPDTVFGVSYVVLAAEHPLVKKFIKGKENEQEILKFIEEVHNMNEIERTSSESEKKGMFTGVYAINPFNGEKVPVWVTNYVLFEYGTGAVMGVPTHDERDFMFAKKYNLPMKIVIQNKEHNLTLETMENAYVEDGELVESGQFTGMNNRKAITAMIDWLEENNLGKRRVNYRLRDWLISRQRYWGAPIPIIYCPHCGEVLVPEEQLPVKLPKDVKFETGATSPLAQAEDFVNCTCPKCGAPAKRETDTMDTFICSSWYYMRYADPHNDKAPFSKDAINYWLPVDQYIGGIEHAILHLLYSRFFTKVLKDAGLVEFDEPFTNLLTQGMVIKDGSKMSKSKGNVVSPEEIIKKYGADTARLFILFAAPPERDLEWSDQGVEGAWRFIQRVWRIILSYADKVKENPTFDVKALTKEEKELFRILNVTIEKVTEDIGTRSTFNTAISSIMELVNAFYVFKDGNLNAGLAREVVINLIKLLAPFAPHVTEELWQQIGQTGSVHHTTWPTFDPKATIADEVEVVVQVNGKLRSKIMVSSSATREAQQEIALADEKIKGLIEGKTIVKVISVPKKLVNIVVKG; from the coding sequence ATGGAAAAATATTGTCCTCAATCCATTGAAAAAAAATGGCAGAAAATCTGGGACGAAACAAAAGCTTACCAGATTAATATGGACCCAAACAAACCAAAATATTATGTACTTGAAATGTTCCCTTACCCATCTGGTAATTTACATATGGGACATGTTCGCAATTACTCCATCGGTGATGTTATTGCTCGTTATAAAACTATGAATGGTTTCAATGTACTTCATCCAATGGGCTTTGACGCATTCGGTATGCCTGCTGAAAACGCAGCTATCAAACATGGCGTTAGTCCTTCTGACTGGACTGAAGATAATATGGCAAATATGACTCGTCAACAAAAAGAAATGGGTCTTTCTTACGACTGGGATAGAAAAGTTGCTACTTGCCATGAAGATTATTATAAATGGACTCAATGGCTCTTTGAATTATTCTATAAAAAAGGCTTAGCTTATAAGAAAAAAGCTTCTGCTAACTGGTGTGAAACTTGCCATACTGTACTTGCTAATGAACAAGTTATTGATGGTAAATGCTGGCGCTGTGATGATACAGTAGTGAAAAAAGACCTTGAACAATGGTTCTTAAAAATCACAGATTATGCTGATGTATTATTAAAAGACCTTGATAAACTTGAAGGCTGGCCAAACCGCGTAAAAATCATGCAGGATAACTGGATTGGTCGCAGTGAAGGTGCTGAATTTAGCTTTGATGTACCTGATTACAATGAAAAAATTTCTGTTTATACAACTCGCCCTGATACTGTATTTGGTGTATCTTATGTTGTACTTGCAGCAGAACATCCACTTGTAAAAAAATTCATCAAAGGCAAAGAAAACGAACAAGAAATCTTAAAATTCATTGAAGAAGTACACAATATGAATGAAATCGAACGTACTTCTAGTGAATCTGAGAAAAAAGGTATGTTCACAGGCGTTTATGCTATAAATCCATTCAATGGTGAAAAAGTTCCTGTATGGGTAACAAACTATGTTCTCTTTGAATATGGTACTGGCGCTGTTATGGGTGTTCCTACTCATGATGAACGTGACTTTATGTTTGCTAAAAAATACAATTTACCAATGAAAATTGTTATTCAAAATAAAGAACATAATTTAACACTTGAAACTATGGAAAATGCATACGTTGAAGATGGTGAACTTGTAGAGTCCGGTCAATTCACTGGCATGAATAATCGTAAAGCTATCACAGCTATGATTGATTGGCTCGAAGAAAATAACCTCGGCAAACGTCGTGTAAATTATCGTTTACGTGATTGGCTCATCTCCCGTCAACGTTATTGGGGTGCTCCAATTCCTATTATTTACTGCCCTCATTGCGGTGAAGTTCTCGTTCCTGAAGAACAATTACCTGTAAAATTACCTAAAGATGTAAAATTTGAAACTGGTGCAACTTCTCCACTTGCTCAAGCTGAAGATTTCGTAAATTGCACATGTCCAAAATGTGGTGCACCTGCAAAACGTGAAACAGATACTATGGATACATTCATCTGCTCTTCCTGGTACTATATGCGCTATGCTGATCCACACAATGATAAAGCTCCATTTAGCAAAGATGCTATCAATTATTGGCTCCCTGTTGACCAATATATCGGTGGTATTGAACATGCTATCTTGCACTTATTATATTCCCGTTTCTTCACAAAAGTATTAAAAGATGCAGGTCTTGTAGAATTTGATGAACCATTTACAAACCTTTTAACTCAAGGTATGGTTATCAAAGATGGTTCTAAAATGAGTAAATCTAAAGGAAATGTTGTATCTCCTGAAGAAATCATCAAAAAATATGGTGCAGATACTGCTCGTCTCTTTATTTTATTTGCTGCTCCACCAGAACGTGACCTTGAATGGAGTGACCAAGGCGTTGAAGGTGCTTGGCGTTTCATTCAGCGTGTATGGAGAATTATCCTTTCCTATGCTGATAAAGTTAAAGAAAATCCAACTTTTGATGTAAAAGCACTCACTAAAGAAGAAAAAGAATTATTCCGTATTTTAAACGTTACTATTGAAAAAGTAACTGAAGATATCGGTACTCGTAGTACTTTCAACACTGCAATTAGCTCCATCATGGAACTTGTAAATGCTTTCTATGTATTCAAAGATGGCAACTTAAATGCAGGTCTTGCTCGCGAAGTAGTTATCAACTTAATTAAACTTTTAGCACCATTTGCACCACATGTTACTGAAGAACTTTGGCAACAAATCGGTCAAACAGGTAGCGTACATCATACTACATGGCCAACATTTGACCCTAAAGCTACTATTGCTGATGAAGTTGAAGTTGTTGTCCAAGTAAATGGTAAATTACGTAGCAAAATAATGGTATCTTCCTCTGCTACTCGTGAAGCACAACAAGAAATCGCTCTTGCTGATGAAAAAATCAAAGGCTTAATCGAAGGTAAAACTATCGTTAAAGTAATCAGCGTTCCTAAAAAACTTGTAAATATCGTTGTTAAAGGCTAA
- a CDS encoding GNAT family N-acetyltransferase: MNLKYKFFDYLPQEAKDIRIEVFVNEQKFENEFDDIDDIAYHLIIWEGEKAIANARLYRDEDEKNSYIIGRLAVLKEYRKCHIGTNLMNLLEEKVKALSGEKINLSAQCRARAFYESLGYRASGDIYLDEYCPHIHMEKLIK; encoded by the coding sequence ATGAATTTGAAGTACAAGTTTTTTGATTATTTGCCCCAAGAGGCAAAAGATATACGCATAGAAGTATTTGTGAATGAACAAAAATTTGAAAATGAATTTGATGATATAGATGATATTGCATATCATTTAATTATTTGGGAAGGAGAAAAAGCTATAGCAAATGCGAGATTATATCGAGATGAAGATGAGAAAAATTCATATATAATTGGCAGATTAGCAGTGCTTAAAGAATATCGTAAATGTCATATAGGCACTAACTTGATGAACTTATTAGAGGAAAAAGTGAAAGCTTTATCAGGTGAAAAAATAAATTTATCTGCACAATGTAGAGCGAGAGCTTTTTATGAAAGTTTAGGATATAGAGCAAGTGGAGATATTTATTTAGATGAATATTGTCCGCATATACATATGGAAAAATTAATAAAGTAA
- a CDS encoding FeoA family protein, whose product MNVSQAQKGRTYLVKKVNLEGNIERRLEMLGMTDQVKLMVLNKKNQGAVIIKVRGTRFAIGKEIADAIEIEEIENE is encoded by the coding sequence TTGAATGTATCACAAGCACAAAAAGGAAGAACTTATCTTGTAAAAAAAGTAAATTTAGAGGGAAATATTGAACGTCGTTTGGAGATGCTCGGCATGACTGACCAAGTAAAACTTATGGTTTTAAATAAAAAAAATCAAGGTGCTGTAATTATAAAGGTACGTGGCACTCGTTTTGCCATAGGTAAAGAAATAGCAGATGCTATAGAAATCGAGGAAATAGAAAATGAGTAA